The Psychrobacillus sp. FSL K6-4046 DNA window AGATATGAACGCATACAATATGTCCATTTCCTTTCACGAGGAGTATGGTATTAAACCAATTTTAGTAGGTAAAGAAGAAATGTCCTTCACTAAATTAAGCAGTGTCATTGAACATATTGAAATACACTCAAACTTATGGGACCAATCTGCTTTTGTATCCGTTTTGACAGAAGTAGCAAAAAAATATAAAACAGCAGATAAGCAGTTACTATTAATCGGCACGAATGATTTTTATGTTCGTTTAATCATTGAGAATGCAGACGTTTTAAAAGAAATGTATGTGTTTAACTATATGACCGAGGATCTAATGAACAACCTTTTAGTAAAATCGAACTTTTATAAGCTTTGTGAAGAGCATGGAATCGACACACCTAAAACATATTTCTACTCATGCTCTAAAAAACAACCTTTTACTGAAGAGGTGCTTTTCCCGTTAATCATTAAGCCTAGTAACGGCGTAGAATATTATAAGCATAAATTTGCTGGTCAACAAAAAGTATACCGAGTAGAGTCTCAGCAAGAATTAGATGAAGTTATTCGCAAAGTAAATGAGAGCGGCTATGAGGAAGATTTGATCATCCAGGATTATATTCCTGGAGACGATACTTACATGTGGGATTCTGTATTTTATGTTAGCTCAAAAGGGCAGGCACAGCTAAGTACACTTGCTCAAGTAGTTTTACAAGAGCATACAGTGACTGCAATCGGAAATTATACTGCTCTTATTACTCGTTACGATGAAGAGTTAATGAAAAAGCTTCAACACTTCTTAGAGGCAGTTGGATACGTTGGCTTTGCTAACTTCGACTTAAAATACGATGAGCGAGACGGAAAATATAAAGTTTTTGAAGTAAATATTAGACAAGGTAGATCAAGCTATTATGTAACTGCACTGGGACATAATATGGCACGATATATTGTGGATGACGTTATTTATAACAAAGAAAAGCCTTTGACGCTATTAAATGAACATTACCTATTTACGGTTGTTCCTAAAATAGTGTTGAAGAAATTTGTGGATAATCTATCTATCCAGCAGGAAATTCGTTTGCTGTTAGGGGAAGGTAAGTGGGGTAACCCGTTGTTTTATAAAGGGGACAAGCATTTCAAACGTAAGTTATATTTGATGGCTCGTCAGGTGAATTATTATAAAAAGTACAAAAATAATCAGTGGTAAGTAAATTTTTACAAGAAATTCACATGCCATTTACATTGCTTTGATAGAGTTTAGATAGACCCCCTTTTCCAAATGAAATACTTTAAAAGGCTAGCATTTATTGCTGGCCTTTTAATTATGGCTATGGATTTCAGTCTAGTACTAGGTTTAAATGAAAAGTAGGAGGTAGTGAGGCAGATTTCCGCTCTAGGCGGACGCTTTCCGTGGGGTGAGCGATAAGCCATCACCCATCGCTAACGCGCGTGGTTGTGATGTCTTATCTGTCTCACTCATCCCACAGCATAGCTATCAAGTTAAGAAGTTTATAAAAACCCTCGAGGTTGGTATAGAAAACTAACCAACAGGAGGTGCTTCACATGAAAAAAACAGATTTAGACGAATGGAAACTCTTAATGGAACAATTGTATAAACTATTTTCCCCAGATAAGTTGGATTGTTGGGCCAAAGAATCAGGATGGATCAAACGAAAACGAAAGCTTGATGCGTATTCATTTCTCCACATCCTTCTTTATCATTGCGGAAACCTGGCCGGCAGTTCGCTACGCGAGCTCAGCCTGTCATTAGAAGAAACCTGTCATATTTCTATGACTCCAGAGGCAATAAACCAACGTTTAAATAAAGAATTAATTGTATTTCTAAAAAAGTGTTTGGAACATTTTATACAAGTGGAGTTAAATTATCAGTTGCCGATCAGTGACGAACTACGAAAATTTTGTGAGAGGATCCGTATAATAGACGCGACCATCCATTCCCTTCCTTCGGATTTGAAGGAGACTTTTCCTGGCGTCTATCGAGCCGAATTAAAATGCCAACTGGAGTATGAATTCCTGACAGGACAGTTCATATTGGCTGACTGGATGAACGGAAAGGAAAACGATTCTCTATATGGGAAGAATCGATTAGAGACGGTCTCACCTGGCGATTTATTTCTACAAGACTTGGGTTATTTCCATCTACCCACCTTCCAAAAAATTGATGAGTCCGGGGGCTATTTCGTCTCTAGAGTTCGACCAGATTGTTCTATCTATACAGGGAATCCCAACCCTCGTTACCATGCCGATGGCAGGGTCGTCAAATCCTCTTTTTATCAGAAGGAATCTTTGGCAGAGCACCTGGAACAAATGGAGCGTGGCTCCGTAAGGGAATGGGAGGAAGTTTATGTGGGGTATGACTATAAATTCCCTACCCGTTTAATTTTGTATCGCCATACAGAGGAACAAGATAAAAGTGATCAGTATAAACGTAAACATTCACGTTACCAGACAAAGGAGCACGTAAGAGCGCTAGATGGGGCGACGATTATTATGACAAACCTCCCGGATACTATCCCAGCTGAGAAAGTGATGGACCTTTACCGATTGCGCTGGCAGATCGAGTTATTGTTTAAAGGATGGAAATCTAATTTCCCGACCACTTTTTATAAACAGATAAAGGAAGAACGTGTCCTATGTCATTTTTTCGCTCATTTATTATTGTTTCTAATCACAACTACAACAACTTATCAGGCACGTTTATTCTTGCTAGAGAAATCTAGAATAGAGATAAGCATTCAAAAGGGCATCTCAGTTGCACTACGCTTTATTCGCTTGATGTTTGAAAGCATAAAAAAATACACCAAGCTTACCAATGGGGTACTGAAAAGGTTTCATGGTGCTCTTTGTAAACATGCATTGAAAACAAAAGGGCCACCTGAAAAGGATCCATTGATTATACTCGGTGCAAATTACAGTTAGTATTCTATGCCCTGTATAGAAAGAAATTAAACTTACATTTTTTGGTTAAACCAAAAAGTGTTAATTTCATATGGTCTAATTTTCAAAAATACCAGTTCATATGAGAGTGAATGACGTAAATTTTTCTTAACTTGATAGCTATGTCATCCCACAGGAGTCGCCGCCTGCGCTACAATCATAGGAGGGGTGGCCCAAAAGAAAACATTATAAATTGCTTGCTACAAACATTATCTTTAAGTTTACTTTAACTTCATCTATTAAAATGCTCCTCATTTGAACAAGCAACTTCACCAAAATTATCAAAGTATATCTAACACACGATTATAAAATGAAAGATAAAACAGGAAACAAAACAAGTAAGACTACCATACTTTGAATGAAAGTTGATATTATATCTTTTTTCCAAGTGTTATTTTTGGGATAACGATTGTTCAATCTTTGAAAGATGAGTAGGAAACCCCACCAAATGAATAAATTTATTAAGAACTGACTGATGTTATCATAGAGCATAAATCCCCCTCCAAACTAGCCTACCAATTTATTTAAATACGTTTCCCTTGCAATGAAGTTCTAAGAAACTTGAAATTTATTTAAATAAATCTTTTTAAATAGTTTCCAAATATTTTGTTCATAACCTTGGGCGTATTTTCTAAATAAACATTAATTTGTTCCATGTTCGATTGGAGTTTATCAGTGTTACTTTCATCTGTTGGAAAATCAGATATTCCTTTAATAATAATACATTCAACATCATTCTTCTTACAGATATAAGCAATTGCACTCGCTTCTGTATCGGCTATTGTTATTTCGTTTTCTTTAAGTTCTAAATAGTCCTCCCACATGACTACTGCTTTATCAGCAGTGCCAATTGTTCCTGTATAAAAATCATCTCCTCCATATCTAGTTAAATCAATATCGACTATGAAGGATTGTTTAATAAATGGCTCAATTTCTTTTACTGTACAATCATATTGAACGGCTTTATTGGGTACAAAAATATCCAAATTACTGTACTTCTCGTCTATTCCTGCACATGTTCCAGCAACGATGACTTTAGCTAAATTAAATTTAGAAATCATATACTGATTGCCACTAACACCATTTACTTTTCTTACACCCGTACTATAAAAAACAAGTTCAGTATCATTGATTGTTCTTATGAAATACTCACCGTATGGGTAACTGAAACGTTCGTTATTTTTTATGCTAAAGTATTCCAAGGTCGCTTCGTATTCCCACTTCGTTGCAATGCTTATTCCGATCATCGATTTATCACCCTACAAATAAAATTTGTCCCCTACTCGTTTTAATCTCTTATTTTATTAATTGACTATTCTTTTTTAATATGTTCATTAACTATTAAATATTAATAGGCAAATATCCTCTTTTTACTAGCCCGCTTCCGCCCATTTAAATGTAACATTTCACGAATGATTCCCACGCTACGATAAACACCCCTTATCTAAGCCGAGCCAAAAAGAAATAGGCATTTTTGAAATTTTTGAAACTTTCCTTCGTCAGGTCCGTAAAATAACTATACATAGAGAAGGGGGAAAAATATGAGTACAAAAAGATTGTTGACTATTATCGCTGTATCTATTGTTGGCATTGTTCTTCTATCCGCAGTATTTACATCTTGGTATACAGTAGATGAATCCGAACAAGCAATAGTGATTACATTTGGAGATGCAAGCGATCCAATAACAGAATCAGGGTTGAAATTTAAGTTTCCTTGGCCAATACAGAAGGTAGAAAAGCTATCAAAAGAAACCTTCAGTTTACAGTTTGGTTATAAGCAAGACGCGAATGGGGAAATCACTTCCTATGACAAGGATACTAAAATGATTACTGGAGACGACAATATCGTTTTAACAGACTTGGTTGTTCAGTATAAAATAACAGATCCTAAAGCATACTTGTTTAATTCTGAAAATCCAAAGGAAATGTTACATGATGCAACCTCAGCATCTATTCGTTCAGTAATCGGAAATTCGAAAATTGATGATGCTTTAACTTCAGGTAAGGCTCAAATTGAAGCAGATACAAATGAGTTGCTTGCTTCATTGATTAATAAATATGAAATTGGTATTACTGTGTTGACGGTAAAGCTACAAGACGTAGAGCTTCCGAATGCAGAAGTTAGGGCTGCATTTACAGCTGTAACGGATGCGGAAGAAACTAAAAATACAAAAGTAAACCAGGCAGAAAAGTATGTAAATGAAAAGGTTAGTGTGGCTGAAGGTGAAGTGGATGCTATTAAATCAGAGGCTATAGGCTACCAAACAGCACGTATTGAACAGGCAAAAGGAGATGTTGCCTTATTTGATAAGCTATATGCCGAATATCAAAATAATAAGGAAATCACTAGACAGCGATTAGTAATGGAAACATTGGAAGCTGTTTTGCCTAATGCTAAAATTTATATAATGAATGATGAAGGTGGGACGATGAAGTATTTACCACTTCAACAAATAGAGTCCTCTAAACAAAGTGCACCACCGCCTAGCACTACTACTGAGAAAAAGCCTGAAGAAGGGAGTGGACAATAATGTCAGATAACAATAACCCTTTTGCAAATTTAGAGTCTAAGTTTAAAACTGTGCCTAACAAACCTAAAAAAGAAAAGACTCCCATTGATTATAAAAAGCATACTAAATCGTTCATTTCAATTTTTGTAGTCTTTGTACTTGCAGTAATTGCCCTCGCTAATATATATGTAGTCAAGGAGGGGGAATATAGAGTTATTCGTCAGTTCGGTGAGATTAAAAGTATTAAAGATTCTCCAGGCCTGCATATGAAAATACCATTTATACAAAGTGTAACGACCATTCCAAAATACCAAATGAATCATAATTTATCTGAGGCAGAGATCAATACAATGGATAAACGACGTATAATTATCGATAATTATGCAGTTTGGAGAGTAGTCAATCCAAAGGACATGATTTCTAATGCAGGTAACATAGTAAATGCAAGCTCTCGTATGGAGGAATTTATTTATTCAGTAGTGCGATCAGAGCTAGGTCAATTAAATTATAGTGAAATCATTAACGATGAAAATTCATCGCGTGGTAGTTTAAATGACCAGATTACTAAAGAAGTAAATGAACTTCTCTCTAAAGATAAATATGGAATAGAAGTAGTAGATGTCCGTATTAAAAGAACCGACCTGCCAGAAGAAAATGAGCAGTCTGTATATAACGAGATGATTTCCGACCGTGAAAGTGTTGCTCAAAAGTTTTTATCTACTGGAGATGCTGATAAGAGAAGAATTGAAGCTGAAACGGATAGTACAGTTACGAAGATGATAGCTGAAGCTAAAAAAGAGGCTGCTCTTCTAAGAGCTGAAGGGGATGCGGAGGCTGCAAGAATTTATAATACTAGCTTTTCAAAGGACCCTGAATTTTATTCTTTATATAGAACATTAGAATCCTATAAGAAGACAATCGGTGAAGATACGATGATTGTTATTCCGTCTGATTCACCTTATGCCAACATCCTATCTGGATACTTAGAATAGTATATGAATCGTCATTCCCCTTACTGTCGTGGTAAGATATAGGGAATGACGATTTTATTTTTATTTAGGAAATTAAAGTTCTGAACCTGTGGATAAATTGATGTCTAGCTTCACCGCCTTGCCCCTCGGGTCAAATGGTTAAAAGCTGTGGGGGCTGAAAAAATGCCTCCTCGCATTTACCCATTTGCCTGTCGGGGCAGGACAGGCGCTTGCGCATTTCTTGATGTCTAGCTTCACCGCCTTGCCCCTCGGGGTCAAATGGGAAAATACTGCTCCTGCGCAAGCTCGTCGCAAACTAAAGCGTTTGCGGTGGCTGAGAAGCTGCCTCCTCGCTTTTCTCCATTTGCCTGTCGTGGCAGGGATAGGCGGTTGCGCTTTTCTTTGTACAAGCTAATGGAAAACAATATAACTAAGGAGTGAATGATTCATGTCATCTGAAAAAATTCTATTATTAGATGGGAATAGTTTAGCTTATCGTGCATTCTTTGCCCTTCCTTTATTAACCAACGAACATGGAATACATACAAACGCTGTTTACGGCTTTACAATGATGCTTCAAAAAATTATGGATGAAGAGAATCCTACACACATGCTCGTGGCATTTGATGCAGGAAAAACTACCTTCCGCCATTCCACTTTTGAAGAATATAAGGGAGGAAGACAGAAGACTCCACCCGAGCTTTCAGAGCAATTTCCATATTTACGCAAGCTTATAGATGCTTATGGCATAAAACGATATGAGCTGGAAATGTACGAGGCAGACGATATTATAGGGACGCTAAGTCGACAGGCTGAAAAGAAGGGACAGCAGGTTGTCATTGTGTCAGGTGACAAGGATTTAACTCAGCTAGCTACTGATTCGACTACAGTGTATATTACGAGAAAAGGAATAACAGACATAGAGAAATATACACCAGAGCACGTTCAAGAAAAATACGGCCTTACACCACTTCAAATCATCGATATGAAGGGATTAATGGGGGATTCCTCTGATAACATTCCGGGAGTTCCAGGCGTTGGTGAAAAAACAGCCATTAAACTTTTAAAGGAGCATGGATCTGTTGAGCAACTATACCAAGCACTCGATTCAGTTAGTGGTGCTAAGCTAAAGGAAAAGCTTATAGCCAATGAAGAACAGGCGAAGATGAGTAAGGAGCTTGCAACTATTGAAATAAACGCTCCTATCGAGGTGTCACTTGAGGATATCACTTATAGTGGTCCAAACATGGATGACGTTATTTCCATATGGAAGGAGCTATCCTTTAAAACTTTATTGGAAAAAACGGAGTATGTGGCGGAGGAGCATTCTACCACGGAAACGACTTTTGAAATTGTAGAGAACGTGAACTCTAGTTTCTTAGTAGATGAAATGTCCCTGCACTTAGAATTATATGATGAACAGTACCATAGAGCGGATTTATTGGGCATTGCATTGTCAGATGGGGAAAAATCTTATTTTATTCCTGGCGAAACAGCTTTCCAATCAAAAGAATTTTGTGCTTGGCTAGAGGATGAGTCCAAAATAAAATATGTGGTGGATTCAAAAGCAACGCAAGCAGTAAGCAGAAAACATGGAGTAAGCATTGCTGGGGTGGAGTTTGACCTAACACTGGCAGCCTATATAGATAATGCTTCTTTGACTGCAGATGATGTTGCAACGATAGGAAAAGAGTACGGTTATTATAACGTATTAAGCAATGAGCAAATTTACGGAAAAGGAGCCAAAAAGTCTGTTCCCGAGCAAGAGAAGCTTGCGGAGCATGCCACTAGAAAAGCACTGGCTTTATGGCATTTAAAACCTATACTTGAAAAGAAATTAAAAGAAAATGAACAATTTAAGTTATACAAGGAGTTGGAATTACCACTAGCATCTATTTTAGGAACAATGGAATCAGATGGAGTAAAGGTGGATAAGCAAGTACTTGTTGAGATGGGCCATGATTTAGAAATCAAGCTGAAGCAAATTGAAGGTGACATCCATGCTTTAGCGGGAGAAGCATTTAATATTAATTCACCAAAACAGCTTGGCGTTATCCTTTTTGAAAAACTAGGGCTGCCACCTATTAAGAAAACGAAGACTGGCTATTCTACTGCAGCTGATGTGTTAGAGAAACTAGCTAGTGAGCATGAAATTATTGAACAAATTCTAATGTACCGTCAATTAGGGAAGTTAAATTCAACCTATATCGAAGGACTTTTAAAAGAAATCCATGAGAGTGACGGGAAAATTCATACTAGATACCAACAGGCGCTTACAACAACTGGACGCTTAAGTTCTATCAATCCTAACTTACAAAACATTCCAATCCGTCTTGAGGAAGGTAGAAAAATTCGTAAAGCGTTTGTTCCAAGTAATCCTGAATGGGTAATGTTTGCAGCCGATTATTCTCAAATAGAGCTACGAGTGCTTGCCCATATGGCAGAGGATGCAAACCTAGTGGAAGCCTTTAAAAATAATATGGACATCCATACTAAAACAGCTATGGATGTATTTCATGTCGAGGCTGACGCAGTTGATTCTAATATGCGCCGTGCAGCAAAAGCAGTTAACTTTGGTATTGTTTATGGAATTAGTGATTACGGTCTATCTCAAAGCTTAGATATTACTCGTAAAGAAGCTGCTATATTTATCGAGAAGTATTTGAAAAGCTTCCCTGGAGTAAAGGAATATATGGATGACAGTATTCAAACAGCTAAGCAAAAAGGTTTCGTTACGACCATTTTGAACCGTAGAAGATATTTGCCGGAAATAACTAGCTCTAATTTTAATCTGAGAAGCTTTGCTGAACGCACAGCTATGAATACGCCTATACAAGGAAGCGCAGCAGATATCATTAAAAAAGCGATGATTGATATGGCAGCACGACTTAAAAAAGAAAACATGCAAACCAAGATGCTTCTTCAAGTGCATGATGAGCTAATATTCGAGGCTCCTCCAGAAGAGATTGCACTGCTTGAGAAAATCGTTCCTGAGGTAATGGAATCTGCGATTGAGCTAAACGTTCCTCTTAAAGTGGAGTATGCGTTTGGATCATCTTGGTACGATACAAAGTAAGGAGTTTTATGTATGCCAGAATTACCAGAGGTGGAAGGTGTTGTTCGAGGACTTCAGCCTGTTGTCACAGGTAAATTGATTCAATCAGTGGATGTTTCTCCAACCATCATAAAATCAAAGCAAGTTGGAAAGGAAGCTATTATCAAGGGAGCAGACGTGGAGTCATTCCAGGCTGCTCTTCCTGGTATGGTGATCGCTCGAATTGAACGGCGCTCGAAATATATTTATTTTCATTTGAAAAACCAAAATGGAGAACCATTTCTACTCGTTTCGCATTTGGGCATGTCTGGTGCTTGGTTCTATGTAAGGACCTTGGATGACATCTTAGAGGAAAAGTTTAAAAAGCATAGTCATGTTACTCTTCATTTTGAAGAAGGAGAAATGCTTGTATATGCGGACATACGTCGCTTTGGCGAGCTACGTCTGCTAGAAACCGAAGCAGACTACCCACCTTTACTTTTGATGGCTCCCGAGCCTTTTGACGATGGAGCATTAGAGCATTTTCTACAGATGAGTCTCTTGCCGCGCTATGAAAACAAAGCTATCAAGGAGTTCATCATGGATGGTCATGTCGTTTCAGGCTGTGGCAACATATATGCTACAGAGGCATTATTTAATCTTAGAATACATCCTGCACGGACAGTAAAAAGAATTAGTAAAGCTAGAAAAATTCAGTTGTTCCATGAAATTGTAGCAGTGCTATTAGACAGCATTGAAAATGGTGGAAGTACTATTTCAGATTATCGTTCTATTAATGGCGGAGCAGGAACGATGCAGCATAGACTACAAATGTATAGCAAAAAAAGCTGCCCAATCTGTGGGAAGGCTACCAAGCAGAAAACAATAGCTGGCCGAACATCTACCTATTGTGGTTCGTGCCAAAAGTAACGGAGGATTCATCATGATCATTGGATTGACTGGAAGTATCGCTAGCGGCAAAAGTACGGTGTCAAATATGTTAAAGGAAATGGGATATCCCATTATTGATGCAGATCTTGTAGCAAGAATCGTTGTGGAAAAAGGAACAGATGCTCTTCAGGCAATTACGGAGGTTTTTGGAGAAGAGATACTTACTCCGGATGGAGAACTGAATCGCCCAAAGCTAGGTGAAATAATTTTTTCTTCTCCCGCCCAAAGAAAGCAGCTGAATGATATCATGCATCCAGCCATTCGTGCGGAAATGATGAGCCAAAAAGAGAAGATGTTACTAGCGGGTCACCCGGTTATTATTATGGATATCCCATTGCTTTTTGAAAGTAAGCTCCAATCTTACGTGGATAAAATTATTGTCGTTACTGTATCAGAAGAAACTCAACTGAACAGGCTAATGGCTAGAAATAATTATTCCAAAGAGGAAGCAAAAGCAAGAATTCAATCACAATTGCCACTTTCTATTAAGGAAAAGGGTGCAGATGCTGTCATTTATAATAACGGCACTTTGGAGTCAACTAGGGAGCAGCTAGAAAAAATTCTTAGAGCTTGGAAGTAATAATTATTTGAAAATAACGAATTTAAAAACAGGGTATTTTAAGGCTACATAATTCTAAAATTGTGTTATACTAATGCATGAATATAAAAGAAAAAGTATCACACGTTATAGGAGGACTTATTATATGTCAGCTTCAATTGCAATCAATGGTTTTGGAAGAATCGGTAGAATGGTATTTCGCCAAGCGATCGTACAAGAGGAACTTAATGTAGTAGCTATTAATGCTAGATACCCATTAGAAACTTTAGCTCACCTAATAAGATATGATTCTACACATGGAACTTTCTCTGGAGAAATTGAGATTGGGGATAATGCTCTAATCGTAAATGGTAAACATGTACAGATCGTCAACGAGCGTGAGCCAGAAAAGCTTCCATGGAAAGAATTGAATGTAGATATCGTAATTGAATCTACTGGTAAATTTAATGATGGAGAAAAAGCTTCTGGTCACATAAAAGCTGGGGCTAAGAAGGTTGTTATTACAGCGCCTGCCAAAAATGAAGACGCAACGATTGTCATTGGTGTAAACGATGAAAAGCTAGACGTAGTAAATCACCAAATCATCTCAAATGCAAGCTGTACAACTAATTGTTTGGCACCAGTAGTAAAAGTATTAAACGATGCCTTTGGTATTGAAAACGGTTTAATGACTACAGTTCATGCCTATACAAATGACCAAAATAATTTAGATAATCCCCATAAAGATTTAAGACGTGCGCGTTCATGCGGGCAATCTATTATTCCTACTTCGACCGGTGCAGCGAAAGCCCTTTCACTTGTATTGCCAGAGCTAGAAGGAAAGATTCATGGAATGGCTTTACGCGTTCCTACTCCTAATGTTTCTTTAGTAGATTTAGTTGTGGATGTTCAACAAGAAGTGACAGCGGAAGAAGTAAATGCTGCGTTCCAAAAAGCAGCCGAGGGCTCTATGAAGGGCATTTTGGGAATTACGCATGAGCCATTGGTTTCGATTGATTTCAATACAACTACTAATTCTAGTACTGTAGATGGACTGACTACTATGGTAATGGGTAAAACAAAAGTTAAAGTACTTGCTTGGTATGATAATGAATGGGGTTATTCTGCAAGAGTGGTAGACTTAGCTAAAAAAGTTGCAAGTGGATTGTAATATCGGAATAACTTATTATTTAATTTAATTGAGTCTGACATTATGCTTTACTAATGAATATTTTTTCCTAATATTAACATAATACCTACCTCTTTCTAGTATTACTAGAAAGAGGTTTTTTTATATTGCACTATTAGTTAAAATGTTTTATAATGGAAATCGTGTACTTCTAGTACATAGACTACTTAAAGGGTTAGGACCTCTTAGGACTAACTTTCCCCCGTGGTAGTCAACTTTGATGTTAAAAATAAAACTTATCAAAGGGGGAAACGGACATTGGAGACAATGGGACGTCACATTATTGCAGAACTATGGGAGTGCGATTTCGACAAACTTAACGATATGCAATTTATCGAACAAACATTTGTTGATGCTGCACTAAAATCAGGTGCAGAAGTTAGAGAAGTTGCATTTCACAAATTTGCACCACAAGGTGTAAGTGGAGTCGTTATAATTTCCGAGTCGCATCTAACGATTCACAGCTTTCCAGAGCACGGTTATGCAAGCATTGATGTGTATACTTGTGGTGATTTAGATCCATCAATCGCGGCTAACTATATTGCAGATGCTCTTAATGCTGGAACACGCGAAACGCTCGAAATGCCACGTGGAATGGGTCCAGTCAAGGCACCTAAAGAACGCATGACAGTTCAAGTGTAATGAAACATGAACAAAACTGAGTGAGCAGAGGAATTTATTCCTCTGCTTTTTCGATTTTATGAGGAAAAGTTGTTATAATAGGTATACAAAATTAAAGCAAACGTTTAGGAGAGGTTCTATGAAATGCCCAGCATGCCAATTTAATGGCACTAAAGTGGTCGATTCCAGACCGATAGATGATAATAAGGCAATTAGAAGAAGGAGAGAGTGTGAGGATTGTGGGTTTCGCTTCACGACCTTTGAAAAGGTAGAGGAAACTCCTTTAATTGTCGTAAAGAAAGATGGATCTCGTGAAGAATTCAGCCGAGAGAAAATATTGCGAGGGCTAATACGTGCATGTGAGAAGAGACCTGTTGCACTTGACCAATTAGAGGAAGTTGTGTTTTATATTGAAAAGGAACTAAGAAGAACAGGTAACTCTGAAGTTAAATCAGAGGAAGTTGGCGAAAAGGTCATGGACAAGCTTGCTGAGATTGATGAGGTTGCCTATGTAAGATTTGCTTCCGTATATCGCCAGTTTAAAGACATAAATGTTTTCATTGATGAGTTAAAGGAAATCTTAAAAAAGAATCCTTCATTATAAGCAATTATTTAAGGAGTAGGTAAACAAGTGATGTTATATAAGGAGCTACACTCGACAGATACATATATGATTCGCTTGCCGTATTCTTTTTCTGATTATGATCGTCAGCTGCTAACGTTATTTTATCAGCCACTAGTCGGAGCAGAAAGCATGAGCCTTTATTTGACGTTATGGGCTGATGGAGAAATGCAAAGTGAAAACCAATGGACACATTATCATTTATTAAATGTTCTTGGCTTATCATTGGGGAAAGTTTTTCAAGCGAGAATAGCACTAGAAGCAATTGGTCTGCTGCGCACTTGGCAAAAGCCCAATGGAGATGGACGCAGCTTCTGCTATGAACTTGAAGCTCCTCTAGATGCGGAATCTTTTCTAAAGGATCCTTTGTTATCCATGTTCCTACTAAACAAAATTGGGGAAAGTGCATATAAACAGCTTAGAAGCCGTTACATTCAAACGTCTAACTGGCAACATGAGTATAC harbors:
- a CDS encoding ATP-grasp domain-containing protein is translated as MNNQPFIPIIIGTDMNAYNMSISFHEEYGIKPILVGKEEMSFTKLSSVIEHIEIHSNLWDQSAFVSVLTEVAKKYKTADKQLLLIGTNDFYVRLIIENADVLKEMYVFNYMTEDLMNNLLVKSNFYKLCEEHGIDTPKTYFYSCSKKQPFTEEVLFPLIIKPSNGVEYYKHKFAGQQKVYRVESQQELDEVIRKVNESGYEEDLIIQDYIPGDDTYMWDSVFYVSSKGQAQLSTLAQVVLQEHTVTAIGNYTALITRYDEELMKKLQHFLEAVGYVGFANFDLKYDERDGKYKVFEVNIRQGRSSYYVTALGHNMARYIVDDVIYNKEKPLTLLNEHYLFTVVPKIVLKKFVDNLSIQQEIRLLLGEGKWGNPLFYKGDKHFKRKLYLMARQVNYYKKYKNNQW
- a CDS encoding IS4 family transposase, with amino-acid sequence MKKTDLDEWKLLMEQLYKLFSPDKLDCWAKESGWIKRKRKLDAYSFLHILLYHCGNLAGSSLRELSLSLEETCHISMTPEAINQRLNKELIVFLKKCLEHFIQVELNYQLPISDELRKFCERIRIIDATIHSLPSDLKETFPGVYRAELKCQLEYEFLTGQFILADWMNGKENDSLYGKNRLETVSPGDLFLQDLGYFHLPTFQKIDESGGYFVSRVRPDCSIYTGNPNPRYHADGRVVKSSFYQKESLAEHLEQMERGSVREWEEVYVGYDYKFPTRLILYRHTEEQDKSDQYKRKHSRYQTKEHVRALDGATIIMTNLPDTIPAEKVMDLYRLRWQIELLFKGWKSNFPTTFYKQIKEERVLCHFFAHLLLFLITTTTTYQARLFLLEKSRIEISIQKGISVALRFIRLMFESIKKYTKLTNGVLKRFHGALCKHALKTKGPPEKDPLIILGANYS
- a CDS encoding permease; the protein is MIGISIATKWEYEATLEYFSIKNNERFSYPYGEYFIRTINDTELVFYSTGVRKVNGVSGNQYMISKFNLAKVIVAGTCAGIDEKYSNLDIFVPNKAVQYDCTVKEIEPFIKQSFIVDIDLTRYGGDDFYTGTIGTADKAVVMWEDYLELKENEITIADTEASAIAYICKKNDVECIIIKGISDFPTDESNTDKLQSNMEQINVYLENTPKVMNKIFGNYLKRFI
- the hflK gene encoding FtsH protease activity modulator HflK, whose amino-acid sequence is MSTKRLLTIIAVSIVGIVLLSAVFTSWYTVDESEQAIVITFGDASDPITESGLKFKFPWPIQKVEKLSKETFSLQFGYKQDANGEITSYDKDTKMITGDDNIVLTDLVVQYKITDPKAYLFNSENPKEMLHDATSASIRSVIGNSKIDDALTSGKAQIEADTNELLASLINKYEIGITVLTVKLQDVELPNAEVRAAFTAVTDAEETKNTKVNQAEKYVNEKVSVAEGEVDAIKSEAIGYQTARIEQAKGDVALFDKLYAEYQNNKEITRQRLVMETLEAVLPNAKIYIMNDEGGTMKYLPLQQIESSKQSAPPPSTTTEKKPEEGSGQ
- a CDS encoding protease modulator HflC — its product is MSDNNNPFANLESKFKTVPNKPKKEKTPIDYKKHTKSFISIFVVFVLAVIALANIYVVKEGEYRVIRQFGEIKSIKDSPGLHMKIPFIQSVTTIPKYQMNHNLSEAEINTMDKRRIIIDNYAVWRVVNPKDMISNAGNIVNASSRMEEFIYSVVRSELGQLNYSEIINDENSSRGSLNDQITKEVNELLSKDKYGIEVVDVRIKRTDLPEENEQSVYNEMISDRESVAQKFLSTGDADKRRIEAETDSTVTKMIAEAKKEAALLRAEGDAEAARIYNTSFSKDPEFYSLYRTLESYKKTIGEDTMIVIPSDSPYANILSGYLE